The genomic segment aatataattttattttaattatttccgtGTTTGCGTTAACTACTTTTAGAGCATCCTATCTGTTTTTAACTTCTTACATGTAAGGTATTCCAAGAGTGTCATCCATGGATATTCGTCGAGACCTGCGCGTTCTCCACCGACGATCCTTTGAGTTAAATCTTTGCCGCATTCAGTAGGAAGCAAAGGATTGTTAAAAATATCGTATTGTAGATTTTGATTGTTGGTATTTTGTTGCCAAGAATTCGAATTTATTCCGGTGTTATCATCAATACGAGATTCATTGCTCCGAGTTGCTGTATTGATATTTCCGTTTTGTATAGGGCAACATACTCGAGGGTTGTCAGGACTATCGAAACCGCACTGTAATTGTCTTAATATATCTATTATTTGTGGTGTAAGGGGTCGTGTTTGAAGAATATTCAGTATTTGTGGACATTGACGTAATCCGATGCATTGACCGGATACACCATAAAGTGACACACAATTCGATTGTCCTTGAAATTCTAAAAAAGAAAGTTGTCTTTAATATATgagaagaaataattattaacagtTTATGCTTGCAGTAGATCGAtcataagaatataaatttgcCGTAAACTGATGTCTTtgtattttattcgttatattcgtTGAAATTAAAATACAGTGATGCGTTCCGTAGCATTGTAATTTCATGCTATTCAAAGAAACACAACACATTGAACAATTATAAATAATCTGTAATGACTACTATTCTTTGACTATTGTTCAATTTTTCATTATTGATTTTTAAATCTAACATTATAAAAACCGTCTTTGAAGCATATAGAAGAAATAAAAGCTTATAATGTTTAATAAAAGTTTATAATGAAAAAAAACTAATTCCAATCAATTAAATGTATGACTAATGtgttacaaaattatttaaaaagacaATTAATAACTTACGAGCGACTGCAACAAGCATCATAGCTTGCAAAATGCCAAAAGCAAATAACTTAATCATTTTAACGCATAAAATGATAACAGTTGTTGAGAAAAACCAAAGTATTAGATTTCACGTATAGTTTCTGAATTATTGTGGCTTTGATATGTACTTCACGAGCGATTCAGAGAGTGACATCCATCACGTTCGAGTTGAGGATGCCGACTATATAGCAAATGGTTTGTCTACAACCATGGTCAACTGCTTCTCCCACTATTTTAATATCTATCGAATATAAttattcttccttctttttattcCTTTATAAAACAATAACTTTCTCAGGCTTCGAATGATTAAAAATGTCTTTTGCTATTTCAATTATcagtttaatttaaattttcaaacacaAATTATTTATGCTTAATCGAAAAGACATAAATAAATCATGAAAAAATTAGTCAAGTATGGCTTtagagggacagagagagaagTAGAGAAGAACACGTTTGTGTTTAATTCCAAGCggtttataaatttgtatattatGTACATTTATAGATATAAAATGGATATATTTTaggatatattttttttaatttattttataagtgcacttatatgtgtgtgtatatacatatattatgtacaattgCCTTATAGACATTATTACAACAGTATATTTTTCCTTATGCAGTACTATAAATAGGAGCGaaaagcaatacatataccaaagATCAAGCGTCtgaaatatatcttttattttttattcttctttgatAGGAGAAATTTTGTATTGAACAGAAGAATATCGGCTCCGATGTTCTTTAGTTTCGTTTGTACACAAAATTTTGAATcttatataacgatgtaattaaatatataaaattttggaACGAAAAAGATTGAAAATGGCTGTGAAACATAATATTTGTACATTATCATTGCCTACGTTAACGGATACAGTGTCCATTAAGAAAGAGAAAGTTCGGAAAAATGTGAGATTCATTTACAAAACATCTGGTTCCttatcttttaaatatattttaaacagCTAAATGGAATAAATCgataataattacatattttcaGCATATTTCGAACAAAAAGTGTAGATCTTATTATTACGTTTGCCTGGGTGCTCTGATGCATACAATAGATAAGCAAATTAAAGACAAATATACTGAAAATAATTATCTATATTTAATTGGGTCAAGATACATAAGAGATCTTTATAAATGGCTACAACATTGCAAATACAATAAAGTACTTGTAAATGACTTTTTGAAGTCGCTTATTACATCAGTAGCTTTATTTGCAATAGGAGTAAAACTATCTAACGAATTAGTTGCATGGAGGATATTTTAACCTATAGTAAAGGAGTTTTAAAAAAACGTCAACAAAGTTACCCTATGTCTATACATTTTAAACATTAAGCTTatatttgtacaatataacatttaaaatatgtgtatacaaattaattttattcctaTATTCTAGTCAATAAATAAGCCTTTCAGCAGCCAAATTGATCAACTCCACAATTTGTTAATTTCATTACCTAAATACATGATCTATTACCTATATAAGTACATGATAATTCAATTTACAAGAACAATTGTCTTACTTCCATAAGTTCACGTATTGGAAGAATATGACAGTACATGATGGTAAATTCTAATATCAATTTAAAGAgcaatatttgtaatatcatGAATATTTTTTTGATATATACAGAGTTTATCAATGTAGCCTCTGAACAGGTCATATGATCTAACACTATAAGAATTACATTACTTTATCATATCGaacaaaaatatcaaataattttagCATACATGAGAAGTTCTGTATGAATAATTTAAATCGCTTATtaataaattacagtactaaaaatgtattttaatttataagctCTTCAGCTATATTTAGTTTTCTTGCTTATGTTACTATTTCTTATTTCTATTATCTTTTGCTTCAGAATCTTTATTACCTTCGTCATCTTCATCAGAACTATCTAATTCATCTGAATCAATATCAAGATCtagcaaaattttctttttatttggtttTAGTTCTGTGtcacattttctttttattccagAAGTAGCAACTTTGAAACCTTCTTCAACTGCATCTCCAACTCTTTCTGTAAGAACCGATCTTTCGCGTTCGTAAGTTTGATCTTTAAATTCGTGTCTAGGTTCAGTGCAAAGTCTttctaattttttctttttacgttcTGCTGCTTCTTCTTCTCGTTTTCCTTGTTTCTCGATCCAAGCTTTTAGTCTTTTTTCTTCGTTGATATCACGAAGTCTGCGTCCACTTAAATCTCTACAAGCTTCACGATTTGTAGTTTTTTCGATTTGCGCTCCAATTGCTCGTAGCATGGAACCAAATCCCCCTTTCCCGCCAAACAATCGCGGTATAATGGAAATATAACCATCATGGCAAGTAACATTTTCATCTACGAGTCTCCCATTGTATACGATGTAAAAGTTTTCCTGCAACAAGTTTTACTAATcattattaaaattctttttcgacgttaaacaaattattttaagGTTAGAACAACTAATACTATACGTATACATACTGCTAATCCTTCGATTTGTTCATGTAGTTCATAAATCTTCAAAGGAGTATTGGTAGTAAGAATCTGTTTTATTCCAGAAGCGGTACTTAACTGAATATTTAacatatttattttgtaatGCAACTTAAAATTGCTTATTATTCTACTGAAACACTTACAGTAACTTTGCGTCAACTGagtaattttttatgaaaaatagcgTACGTCAGTACCTATCACCATGAATTAGTAAGTAGTAATATAGGTAATATAACTCATGTTCCAGGTATTTCAAACGTAGCGCCTCCTGGTATCAAAATAACGAAACATTTAACAAAATTGAAGCATTAtattatatgtgtatgtattggttacatattataacaatcATTATTGTATGTACGTATTTAAATTACAAGTTCTTAAAAATCTACCAAACATTGGATAGAATTAATAGATATTTTTGTGGtggataaatattattaaagctTTATACAATGCATAGGAACATTATTGTTACATAACTTTCCCTGTtagaaaattcataaaattaaaaaatgaattaaacAAACTAATTTTAATCTCCTTGTGAAATGGGCGAACCGCGATCGCGTTTGGAACCTTTGCCTTTTCCTTTTGATTTTGTTTCTCGTTTTCTACTTATTGAAGATGTAGATGTGGTAGATGTTGAATCCGCTGGACTCGAGTGACTTGATCCCTCACGATCCCAACGCGC from the Bombus affinis isolate iyBomAffi1 chromosome 11, iyBomAffi1.2, whole genome shotgun sequence genome contains:
- the LOC126922325 gene encoding replication stress response regulator SDE2, with the translated sequence MLNIQLSTASGIKQILTTNTPLKIYELHEQIEGLAENFYIVYNGRLVDENVTCHDGYISIIPRLFGGKGGFGSMLRAIGAQIEKTTNREACRDLSGRRLRDINEEKRLKAWIEKQGKREEEAAERKKKKLERLCTEPRHEFKDQTYERERSVLTERVGDAVEEGFKVATSGIKRKCDTELKPNKKKILLDLDIDSDELDSSDEDDEVLDHMTCSEATLINSVYIKKIFMILQILLFKLILEFTIMYCHILPIRELMEVMKLTNCGVDQFGC
- the LOC126921939 gene encoding uncharacterized protein LOC126921939, with the translated sequence MAVKHNICTLSLPTLTDTVSIKKEKVRKNHISNKKCRSYYYVCLGALMHTIDKQIKDKYTENNYLYLIGSRYIRDLYKWLQHCKYNKVLVNDFLKSLITSVALFAIGVKLSNELVAWRIF